One Eubalaena glacialis isolate mEubGla1 chromosome 11, mEubGla1.1.hap2.+ XY, whole genome shotgun sequence DNA segment encodes these proteins:
- the MPST gene encoding 3-mercaptopyruvate sulfurtransferase isoform X2 gives MASQQLFRALVSAQWVAEALRAPRAGQPLQLLDASWYLPKLGRDAHREFEERHIPGAAFFDIDQCSDRTSPYDHMLPRAAHFAEYAGRLGVSASTHVVVYDASDQGLYAAPRVWWMFRAFGHRTVSLLDGGLRNWLRQGLPLSAGKSRPEPAEFHAVLDPAYVKTYEDIKENLESRRFQVVDARAAGRFRGTEPEPREGIEPGHIPATINIPFTEFLTKEGLEKSPEEIRLLFQDKKVDLSQPLVATCGSGVTACHVALGAYLCGKPDVPLYDGSWVEWYMRAQPEDVISEGRGKTH, from the exons ATGGCCTCGCAGCAGCTCTTCCGCGCGCTCGTGTCGGCGCAGTGGGTGGCCGAAGCGCTCCGGGCCCCGCGGGCCGGGCAGCCCCTGCAGCTGCTCGACGCCTCCTGGTACCTGCCCAAGCTGGGCCGCGACGCGCACCGCGAGTTCGAGGAGCGCCACATCCCGGGCGCCGCCTTCTTTGACATCGACCAGTGCAGCGACCGCACGTCGCCCTACGACCACATGCTGCCCAGGGCTGCGCACTTCGCCGAGTACGCGGGCCGCCTGGGCGTGAGCGCCTCTACCCACGTCGTGGTCTACGACGCCAGCGATCAGGGCCTCTACGCGGCGCCGCGCGTCTGGTGGATGTTCCGCGCCTTCGGCCACCGCACCGTGTCGCTTCTCGACGGCGGCCTCCGCAACTGGTTGCGCCAGGGCCTCCCGCTGAGCGCGGGCAAGAGCCGCCCGGAGCCCGCAGAGTTCCACGCGGTGCTGGACCCCGCCTACGTCAAGACGTACGAGGACATCAAGGAGAACCTCGAATCCCGGCGCTTCCAGGTGGTGGACGCCCGCGCCGCTGGCCGCTTCCGGGGCACCGAGCCCGAGCCCCGAGAAG GCATCGAACCCGGCCACATCCCCGCCACTATCAACATCCCCTTCACGGAATTCCTGACCAAGGAGGGCTTGGAGAAGAGCCCCGAGGAGATCCGCCTCCTCTTCCAGGACAAGAAGGTGGACCTGTCCCAGCCCCTGGTGGCCACGTGCGGCTCCGGCGTCACAGCCTGTCATGTGGCACTGGGGGCCTACCTCTGCGGCAAGCCCGATGTGCCCCTCTATGACGGCTCCTGGGTGGAGTGGTACATGCGCGCCCAGCCTGAAGATGTCATCTCCGAGGGCCGGGGGAAGACCCACTGA
- the MPST gene encoding 3-mercaptopyruvate sulfurtransferase isoform X1, with amino-acid sequence MSEPGSREPETGACSPSVAAAMASQQLFRALVSAQWVAEALRAPRAGQPLQLLDASWYLPKLGRDAHREFEERHIPGAAFFDIDQCSDRTSPYDHMLPRAAHFAEYAGRLGVSASTHVVVYDASDQGLYAAPRVWWMFRAFGHRTVSLLDGGLRNWLRQGLPLSAGKSRPEPAEFHAVLDPAYVKTYEDIKENLESRRFQVVDARAAGRFRGTEPEPREGIEPGHIPATINIPFTEFLTKEGLEKSPEEIRLLFQDKKVDLSQPLVATCGSGVTACHVALGAYLCGKPDVPLYDGSWVEWYMRAQPEDVISEGRGKTH; translated from the exons ATGTCCGAACCCGGAAGCCGGGAGCCCGAGACTGGG GCCTGCAGCCCCAGTGTCGCCGCCGCCATGGCCTCGCAGCAGCTCTTCCGCGCGCTCGTGTCGGCGCAGTGGGTGGCCGAAGCGCTCCGGGCCCCGCGGGCCGGGCAGCCCCTGCAGCTGCTCGACGCCTCCTGGTACCTGCCCAAGCTGGGCCGCGACGCGCACCGCGAGTTCGAGGAGCGCCACATCCCGGGCGCCGCCTTCTTTGACATCGACCAGTGCAGCGACCGCACGTCGCCCTACGACCACATGCTGCCCAGGGCTGCGCACTTCGCCGAGTACGCGGGCCGCCTGGGCGTGAGCGCCTCTACCCACGTCGTGGTCTACGACGCCAGCGATCAGGGCCTCTACGCGGCGCCGCGCGTCTGGTGGATGTTCCGCGCCTTCGGCCACCGCACCGTGTCGCTTCTCGACGGCGGCCTCCGCAACTGGTTGCGCCAGGGCCTCCCGCTGAGCGCGGGCAAGAGCCGCCCGGAGCCCGCAGAGTTCCACGCGGTGCTGGACCCCGCCTACGTCAAGACGTACGAGGACATCAAGGAGAACCTCGAATCCCGGCGCTTCCAGGTGGTGGACGCCCGCGCCGCTGGCCGCTTCCGGGGCACCGAGCCCGAGCCCCGAGAAG GCATCGAACCCGGCCACATCCCCGCCACTATCAACATCCCCTTCACGGAATTCCTGACCAAGGAGGGCTTGGAGAAGAGCCCCGAGGAGATCCGCCTCCTCTTCCAGGACAAGAAGGTGGACCTGTCCCAGCCCCTGGTGGCCACGTGCGGCTCCGGCGTCACAGCCTGTCATGTGGCACTGGGGGCCTACCTCTGCGGCAAGCCCGATGTGCCCCTCTATGACGGCTCCTGGGTGGAGTGGTACATGCGCGCCCAGCCTGAAGATGTCATCTCCGAGGGCCGGGGGAAGACCCACTGA
- the TST gene encoding thiosulfate sulfurtransferase isoform X3 — MVWAGRGVAGSGFEPANFSSRQGRAPGRRRGRVIRRAETMVQQVLYRALVSTKWLAESVRAGKLGPGLRVLDASWYSPGTREARKEYLERHVPGASFFDIEECRDRASPYEMMLPSKAGFADYVGSLGISNDTHVVVYDGDNLGSFYAPRVWWMFRVFGHRTVSVLNGGFRNWLKEGHPVTSEPSRPEPAVFKATLDRSLLKTYEQVLENLESKRFQLVDSRAQGRYLGTQPEPDAVGGEREQKLLYPDTEAKT; from the exons ATGGTGTGGGCCGGCCGGGGAGTTGCGGGCTCAGGGTTTGAACCTGCCAACTTCTCCAGCCGGCAGGGGCGAGCGCCGGGGCGGCGGCGAGGGCGA GTGATACGGAGAGCTGAAACCATGGTTCAGCAGGTGCTGTACCGGGCGCTGGTCTCCACCAAGTGGCTGGCGGAGTCCGTCCGGGCTGGCAAGCTGGGCCCTGGCCTTCGAGTGCTGGACGCCTCCTGGTACTCGCCGGGCACCCGCGAGGCCCGCAAGGAATACCTAGAGCGCCATGTGCCCGGCGCCTCCTTCTTTGACATAGAGGAGTGCCGGGACAGAGCGTCGCCCTACGAGATGATGCTGCCCAGCAAGGCGGGCTTCGCCGACTACGTGGGCAGCCTGGGCATCAGCAACGACACGCATGTGGTGGTGTACGATGGTGACAACTTGGGCAGCTTCTATGCGCCGCGGGTCTGGTGGATGTTCCGTGTGTTTGGCCACCGCACCGTATCCGTGCTCAATGGTGGCTTCCGGAACTGGCTGAAGGAGGGCCACCCGGTGACATCTGAGCCCTCACGCCCAGAGCCAGCTGTCTTCAAAGCCACACTGGACCGCTCCCTGCTCAAGACCTACGAGCAGGTGCTGGAGAACCTCGAATCAAAGAGGTTCCAGCTGGTGGATTCACGGGCCCAAGGGCGGTACCTGGGCACGCAGCCGGAGCCAGATGCAGTAG GTGGGGAAAGGGAGCAGAAACTTCTCTATCCAGACACAGAGGCCAAGACTTGA
- the TST gene encoding thiosulfate sulfurtransferase isoform X4 has protein sequence MVWAGRGVAGSGFEPANFSSRQGRAPGRRRGRVIRRAETMVQQVLYRALVSTKWLAESVRAGKLGPGLRVLDASWYSPGTREARKEYLERHVPGASFFDIEECRDRASPYEMMLPSKAGFADYVGSLGISNDTHVVVYDGDNLGSFYAPRVWWMFRVFGHRTVSVLNGGFRNWLKEGHPVTSEPSRPEPAVFKATLDRSLLKTYEQVLENLESKRFQLVDSRAQGRYLGTQPEPDAVACSLKFWS, from the exons ATGGTGTGGGCCGGCCGGGGAGTTGCGGGCTCAGGGTTTGAACCTGCCAACTTCTCCAGCCGGCAGGGGCGAGCGCCGGGGCGGCGGCGAGGGCGA GTGATACGGAGAGCTGAAACCATGGTTCAGCAGGTGCTGTACCGGGCGCTGGTCTCCACCAAGTGGCTGGCGGAGTCCGTCCGGGCTGGCAAGCTGGGCCCTGGCCTTCGAGTGCTGGACGCCTCCTGGTACTCGCCGGGCACCCGCGAGGCCCGCAAGGAATACCTAGAGCGCCATGTGCCCGGCGCCTCCTTCTTTGACATAGAGGAGTGCCGGGACAGAGCGTCGCCCTACGAGATGATGCTGCCCAGCAAGGCGGGCTTCGCCGACTACGTGGGCAGCCTGGGCATCAGCAACGACACGCATGTGGTGGTGTACGATGGTGACAACTTGGGCAGCTTCTATGCGCCGCGGGTCTGGTGGATGTTCCGTGTGTTTGGCCACCGCACCGTATCCGTGCTCAATGGTGGCTTCCGGAACTGGCTGAAGGAGGGCCACCCGGTGACATCTGAGCCCTCACGCCCAGAGCCAGCTGTCTTCAAAGCCACACTGGACCGCTCCCTGCTCAAGACCTACGAGCAGGTGCTGGAGAACCTCGAATCAAAGAGGTTCCAGCTGGTGGATTCACGGGCCCAAGGGCGGTACCTGGGCACGCAGCCGGAGCCAGATGCAGTAG CTTGCTCTCTGAAGTTCTGGAGTTGA
- the TST gene encoding thiosulfate sulfurtransferase isoform X1 → MVWAGRGVAGSGFEPANFSSRQGRAPGRRRGRVIRRAETMVQQVLYRALVSTKWLAESVRAGKLGPGLRVLDASWYSPGTREARKEYLERHVPGASFFDIEECRDRASPYEMMLPSKAGFADYVGSLGISNDTHVVVYDGDNLGSFYAPRVWWMFRVFGHRTVSVLNGGFRNWLKEGHPVTSEPSRPEPAVFKATLDRSLLKTYEQVLENLESKRFQLVDSRAQGRYLGTQPEPDAVGLDSGHIRGSVNMPFMDFLMEDGFEKSPEELRAMFEAKKVDLAKPIIATCRKGVTACHIALAAYLCGKPDVAIYDGSWFEWFHRAPPETRVSQGKGGKE, encoded by the exons ATGGTGTGGGCCGGCCGGGGAGTTGCGGGCTCAGGGTTTGAACCTGCCAACTTCTCCAGCCGGCAGGGGCGAGCGCCGGGGCGGCGGCGAGGGCGA GTGATACGGAGAGCTGAAACCATGGTTCAGCAGGTGCTGTACCGGGCGCTGGTCTCCACCAAGTGGCTGGCGGAGTCCGTCCGGGCTGGCAAGCTGGGCCCTGGCCTTCGAGTGCTGGACGCCTCCTGGTACTCGCCGGGCACCCGCGAGGCCCGCAAGGAATACCTAGAGCGCCATGTGCCCGGCGCCTCCTTCTTTGACATAGAGGAGTGCCGGGACAGAGCGTCGCCCTACGAGATGATGCTGCCCAGCAAGGCGGGCTTCGCCGACTACGTGGGCAGCCTGGGCATCAGCAACGACACGCATGTGGTGGTGTACGATGGTGACAACTTGGGCAGCTTCTATGCGCCGCGGGTCTGGTGGATGTTCCGTGTGTTTGGCCACCGCACCGTATCCGTGCTCAATGGTGGCTTCCGGAACTGGCTGAAGGAGGGCCACCCGGTGACATCTGAGCCCTCACGCCCAGAGCCAGCTGTCTTCAAAGCCACACTGGACCGCTCCCTGCTCAAGACCTACGAGCAGGTGCTGGAGAACCTCGAATCAAAGAGGTTCCAGCTGGTGGATTCACGGGCCCAAGGGCGGTACCTGGGCACGCAGCCGGAGCCAGATGCAGTAG GACTGGACTCGGGCCACATCCGAGGCTCAGTCAACATGCCCTTCATGGACTTCCTGATGGAGGATGGCTTCGAGAAGAGCCCGGAGGAGCTCCGTGCCATGTTCGAGGCCAAGAAGGTGGACCTCGCAAAGCCCATCATCGCCACGTGCCGAAAGGGTGTCACTGCCTGCCACATCGCCCTGGCTGCCTACCTCTGCGGCAAGCCCGATGTGGCCATCTATGACGGCTCCTGGTTCGAGTGGTTCCATCGGGCCCCCCCGGAGACCCGGGTGTCCCAGGGGAAGGGCGGGAAGGAGTGA
- the TST gene encoding thiosulfate sulfurtransferase isoform X2, whose product MVQQVLYRALVSTKWLAESVRAGKLGPGLRVLDASWYSPGTREARKEYLERHVPGASFFDIEECRDRASPYEMMLPSKAGFADYVGSLGISNDTHVVVYDGDNLGSFYAPRVWWMFRVFGHRTVSVLNGGFRNWLKEGHPVTSEPSRPEPAVFKATLDRSLLKTYEQVLENLESKRFQLVDSRAQGRYLGTQPEPDAVGLDSGHIRGSVNMPFMDFLMEDGFEKSPEELRAMFEAKKVDLAKPIIATCRKGVTACHIALAAYLCGKPDVAIYDGSWFEWFHRAPPETRVSQGKGGKE is encoded by the exons ATGGTTCAGCAGGTGCTGTACCGGGCGCTGGTCTCCACCAAGTGGCTGGCGGAGTCCGTCCGGGCTGGCAAGCTGGGCCCTGGCCTTCGAGTGCTGGACGCCTCCTGGTACTCGCCGGGCACCCGCGAGGCCCGCAAGGAATACCTAGAGCGCCATGTGCCCGGCGCCTCCTTCTTTGACATAGAGGAGTGCCGGGACAGAGCGTCGCCCTACGAGATGATGCTGCCCAGCAAGGCGGGCTTCGCCGACTACGTGGGCAGCCTGGGCATCAGCAACGACACGCATGTGGTGGTGTACGATGGTGACAACTTGGGCAGCTTCTATGCGCCGCGGGTCTGGTGGATGTTCCGTGTGTTTGGCCACCGCACCGTATCCGTGCTCAATGGTGGCTTCCGGAACTGGCTGAAGGAGGGCCACCCGGTGACATCTGAGCCCTCACGCCCAGAGCCAGCTGTCTTCAAAGCCACACTGGACCGCTCCCTGCTCAAGACCTACGAGCAGGTGCTGGAGAACCTCGAATCAAAGAGGTTCCAGCTGGTGGATTCACGGGCCCAAGGGCGGTACCTGGGCACGCAGCCGGAGCCAGATGCAGTAG GACTGGACTCGGGCCACATCCGAGGCTCAGTCAACATGCCCTTCATGGACTTCCTGATGGAGGATGGCTTCGAGAAGAGCCCGGAGGAGCTCCGTGCCATGTTCGAGGCCAAGAAGGTGGACCTCGCAAAGCCCATCATCGCCACGTGCCGAAAGGGTGTCACTGCCTGCCACATCGCCCTGGCTGCCTACCTCTGCGGCAAGCCCGATGTGGCCATCTATGACGGCTCCTGGTTCGAGTGGTTCCATCGGGCCCCCCCGGAGACCCGGGTGTCCCAGGGGAAGGGCGGGAAGGAGTGA